One Synechococcus sp. UW179A DNA segment encodes these proteins:
- a CDS encoding multicopper oxidase family protein: MLAALVGSASLEVLRTTQAKARSSWERFISQPALQRPRNAETVVLEIATAAITVLGRTVVRGCIRQLDGQRGYTTSQRKGINLELINQLPVPTTVHWHGLILPNVMDGVPFVTQPPIPPGQRQRIHYSLVQNGTFWMHSHYGLQTQSYVAEPFVILNEEQERWADRTITVMLRDFSFTPASQILDNVVAGERGGGTAMAKSLADFDWHQPRMLLTQQWDHVKQRFSWKQEKGVLMMAPDVVYDALLANERSLDAPEIIDVEPGETVAIRWLAGSAFMSFFLDLGDLEGELLRTDANPVEPISGSVFQLALAQRLTLRVKVPEKLGVFPLLALGERSNLRCGVVLRSHPNLHVPDLAPKTDQWTGRLDFTQDKQLRAGRPLAVRAADNTIPIALTGPAPKYTWGLNHRFYPYRDPYWVEQGQRVEMVFSNPTPMGHPMHLHGHEFQILELDGVPLAGAMRDTVYVPKGGTCRIAFDANNPGIWAFHCHISYHHVRGMFNVVAYRSADLGWWNPAGFGHEYLPF, encoded by the coding sequence GTGCTCGCTGCTCTTGTTGGCAGCGCAAGCCTTGAAGTGCTCAGGACAACCCAAGCCAAAGCTCGATCTTCCTGGGAACGATTCATCAGTCAGCCGGCATTGCAGCGACCCCGTAATGCAGAGACTGTCGTCCTTGAAATCGCAACGGCAGCGATCACTGTTCTCGGGCGAACAGTTGTCCGTGGCTGCATTCGTCAGCTTGATGGTCAGCGTGGGTACACCACGTCCCAACGCAAAGGCATCAATCTCGAATTGATCAATCAGTTGCCGGTGCCGACAACGGTGCATTGGCATGGGTTGATTCTTCCCAATGTCATGGATGGCGTGCCGTTTGTTACGCAACCGCCCATTCCCCCAGGACAACGCCAAAGGATCCACTACTCGTTGGTGCAAAACGGCACCTTTTGGATGCACTCGCACTATGGGCTGCAGACCCAAAGCTATGTGGCTGAGCCTTTTGTGATCCTCAATGAGGAACAAGAACGTTGGGCTGATCGAACGATCACTGTGATGCTGAGGGACTTCAGCTTCACGCCCGCTAGTCAAATTCTTGACAACGTTGTTGCTGGTGAGCGCGGCGGTGGTACCGCTATGGCCAAAAGCTTGGCTGATTTCGATTGGCACCAGCCGCGAATGCTGCTCACTCAACAGTGGGATCACGTGAAGCAGCGTTTCAGTTGGAAACAAGAGAAAGGGGTCTTGATGATGGCCCCGGATGTTGTGTATGACGCGCTGCTGGCGAATGAGCGCAGCCTTGACGCTCCAGAAATCATTGATGTGGAGCCTGGTGAAACTGTGGCGATTCGCTGGCTTGCGGGTAGCGCCTTTATGAGCTTCTTTCTTGACCTTGGTGATCTCGAAGGTGAGCTGCTTCGCACTGATGCCAACCCCGTGGAGCCGATTAGTGGATCAGTCTTTCAACTTGCTCTGGCCCAACGTTTGACACTGCGTGTCAAGGTTCCTGAAAAGCTTGGGGTCTTTCCATTGCTGGCCTTAGGTGAGCGCAGCAACCTGCGCTGTGGTGTGGTGCTGCGCAGTCATCCAAATCTCCATGTGCCCGATTTGGCACCGAAAACCGATCAGTGGACCGGACGCCTCGATTTCACACAAGATAAACAACTGCGCGCAGGAAGGCCTCTTGCCGTTCGTGCTGCTGATAACACAATTCCGATTGCACTGACAGGCCCTGCTCCCAAATACACCTGGGGCCTTAACCATCGGTTTTACCCCTATCGAGATCCCTACTGGGTGGAGCAAGGGCAACGGGTGGAAATGGTGTTCTCCAATCCCACCCCGATGGGTCATCCCATGCATCTGCATGGCCATGAATTTCAAATTCTCGAACTGGATGGTGTGCCCTTGGCTGGAGCCATGCGCGATACCGTTTACGTGCCGAAAGGCGGGACTTGCCGCATTGCTTTCGATGCCAATAATCCAGGGATTTGGGCGTTCCACTGCCATATCAGTTATCACCATGTGCGAGGCATGTTCAATGTGGTGGCTTATCGCTCCGCTGATTTGGGTTGGTGGAATCCAGCAGGCTTCGGTCATGAATACCTGCCGTTTTGA
- a CDS encoding glycoside hydrolase family 13 protein, with protein sequence MQSVTAFNDPPIWVAEAVIYQVFPDRFRRSGRVEEQRHLALKPWGSDPTEQGFQGGDLYGVIDALDQLQSMGITCLYLTPIFRSAVNHRYHTYDYFQVDPLLGGNTALDALITALHERDMRLVLDGVFNHCGRGFWPFHHVVENGQASPYRDWFHIKQWPINPYPGSGESCGYDCWWSIPDLPKFNHSNPAVRDYLLAVARHWLERGIDGWRLDVADEVPKDFWVEFRHVVREVKSDAWIVGEIWGDARSWLQGEHFDGVMNYRIGWSILGWVGGDALRQGYQEPGYPLNPLNTKELINIWNTTTAWYRPQVNRGQMNLLDSHDVPRALHSLNGDLKAMRLALLLLFLQPGAPCIFYGTETGLAGGPSSKRSSGPEPACREAFPWDQRWSADLRPYIQQLAKLRNSYPDLHQTDLVWRCAGSDGLIGQAEGLEVWINRSRTQPLELPDPQATTNVLWSSDQHNALGSISMQSAVLLGTSPR encoded by the coding sequence TTGCAGTCAGTCACGGCTTTTAACGATCCACCGATTTGGGTGGCAGAGGCTGTGATCTATCAAGTCTTTCCTGATCGGTTCCGCCGCAGTGGACGTGTTGAGGAGCAGCGCCACCTGGCGTTGAAGCCATGGGGTAGTGATCCAACCGAACAGGGATTCCAGGGTGGTGATCTCTATGGCGTGATCGATGCACTCGATCAACTCCAGTCGATGGGAATAACCTGCCTTTACCTCACGCCCATCTTCCGTTCAGCCGTCAACCATCGTTACCACACCTACGACTACTTCCAAGTCGATCCACTTTTGGGCGGCAACACTGCACTCGATGCTTTGATTACCGCATTGCACGAACGGGATATGCGCCTGGTGCTCGACGGTGTGTTCAATCACTGCGGTCGAGGTTTCTGGCCCTTTCACCACGTTGTGGAAAACGGTCAAGCCTCGCCCTACAGGGATTGGTTTCATATTAAGCAGTGGCCTATCAATCCTTATCCAGGAAGCGGCGAGAGTTGCGGATACGACTGTTGGTGGTCTATCCCGGACCTACCGAAATTCAACCACTCCAACCCAGCGGTTCGGGACTACTTACTCGCCGTCGCACGCCATTGGCTGGAACGGGGCATCGATGGATGGCGCCTTGATGTTGCTGACGAAGTACCGAAAGACTTCTGGGTTGAATTCCGGCATGTGGTGCGAGAGGTGAAATCTGACGCTTGGATCGTTGGAGAAATCTGGGGAGATGCACGTTCGTGGCTCCAAGGGGAGCATTTCGATGGAGTGATGAATTACCGCATCGGCTGGAGCATCCTTGGTTGGGTTGGGGGCGACGCGTTACGTCAGGGCTACCAAGAGCCGGGCTATCCACTCAATCCCCTCAACACAAAGGAATTAATCAACATCTGGAACACCACAACCGCTTGGTACCGTCCGCAGGTCAACCGGGGGCAGATGAATCTGCTCGACAGTCACGATGTGCCCAGGGCCTTGCACAGTCTCAATGGGGATCTCAAAGCCATGAGGCTGGCACTGTTGTTGTTGTTCCTGCAGCCCGGTGCTCCGTGCATTTTTTACGGCACAGAAACTGGCCTGGCTGGCGGGCCCAGCTCCAAACGATCCAGTGGGCCAGAACCGGCCTGCAGGGAGGCTTTTCCATGGGATCAACGCTGGTCAGCCGACCTCAGGCCCTACATCCAGCAATTGGCAAAACTACGCAACAGCTATCCGGACCTGCATCAGACAGATCTGGTCTGGAGATGCGCTGGCAGCGATGGACTGATCGGCCAAGCAGAGGGGCTGGAGGTGTGGATCAATCGCAGCCGAACCCAACCACTGGAATTACCTGACCCCCAAGCCACTACCAACGTTCTCTGGAGCAGTGATCAGCACAATGCATTGGGGTCTATCTCGATGCAATCAGCAGTGCTGCTGGGGACATCTCCCAGATAA